From the Tripterygium wilfordii isolate XIE 37 chromosome 6, ASM1340144v1, whole genome shotgun sequence genome, one window contains:
- the LOC119999818 gene encoding pentatricopeptide repeat-containing protein At1g59720, chloroplastic/mitochondrial: protein MILAINPNPPPRVLRTRNNSSSYGDSFNHHDLLLLHLNECNEISKLKEIHAQTLRSTLPNDPNTLFIYSRILHFASSNDLDYACRVFDEIENPNCFMWNTLIRAFAKSSDCKERGILLYKKMLVQGTFLPDKYTFPFLLKACAYLTALFEGKQAHAQLLKLGFGSDAYINNSLIHFYASCDCLAVARNVFEKMPERSVVSWNAMIDAFVQLDEFETAMQLFREMKNLFKPDNYTMQSIVSACAGLGAFSLGAWSHAYILRKCVPDASTNVQINNSLVDMYCKCGSLEMAKQVFDRMPSRDVNSWNSMILGFSNHGKAEAALECFECMRGAGTTPNSVTFVGVLSACDHKGMVSKGRKYFDMMITEYKIEPRLEHYGCLVDILARGSLINEALDLVSSMPMKPDVVIWRSLLDACCKKNADVELSEEMARQILELGGGAYGGVYVLLSRVYASASRWDDVGLVRKLMTDNGVSKEPGCSWIEIDGTKHEFFAGDTSHSQAGEIYRVLDVIGDRLESIGYAPDYSQAPMVDEVNDRKKQSLRVHSERLAIALGLLHLKPGMPIRIFKNLRVCNDCHQVTKLISKIFNVEIIVRDRIRFHHFKDGSCSCMDYW from the coding sequence ATGATTCTAGCGATTAATCCAAATCCACCTCCTCGTGTTCTCCGTACGAGGAACAACAGTAGCAGCTACGGTGATTCTTTCAACCATCACGACCTTCTACTCTTACATTTGAATGAATGCAATGAAATATCTAAGCTTAAAGAAATACACGCTCAAACTCTGCGTTCCACACTGCCCAATGATCCCAATACTCTCTTTATCTACAGCAGGATTCTTCATTTCGCGTCCTCCAATGATCTTGACTATGCTTGTCGGgtttttgatgaaattgagAACCCAAATTGCTTTATGTGGAACACTCTCATCAGGGCATTTGCGAAAAGCAGTGATTGTAAAGAACGAGGGATTCTTCTTTATAAAAAGATGTTGGTGCAGGGAACATTCTTGCCTGATAAGTATACGTTTCCATTTCTCCTGAAGGCTTGCGCGTACTTGACTGCTCTGTTTGAAGGGAAGCAGGCGCATGCCCAGTTGTTGAAACTTGGGTTTGGATCTGATGCTTACATAAATAACAGTTTGATCCATTTCTACGCCTCTTGTGATTGTTTAGCCGTAGCTCGAAATGTGTTTGAGAAAATGCCTGAGAGAAGTGTGGTTTCGTGGAATGCGATGATTGATGCCTTTGTTCAGCTTGATGAATTTGAAACTGCAATGCAACTGTTCCGTGAGATGAAGAATTTATTTAAACCTGATAACTATACAATGCAGAGCATTGTCAGTGCATGTGCTGGTTTGGGGGCTTTCTCTTTAGGGGCATGGTCTCATGCTTATATATTGAGGAAGTGTGTTCCTGATGCATCAACGAATGTTCAGATTAACAATTCCTTGGTGGATATGTATTGCAAATGTGGGTCATTGGAGATGGCAAAGCAAGTCTTTGACAGAATGCCTTCTCGGGATGTAAACTCATGGAACTCGATGATTCTTGGATTTTCTAACCATGGGAAGGCGGAGGCAGCATTGGAATGTTTTGAGTGCATGCGTGGGGCGGGGACTACACCCAATTCGGTCACATTCGTTGGAGTTCTGAGTGCTTGCGACCACAAAGGTATGGTTAGCAAGGGGCGCAAGTACTTCGATATGATGATTACAGAGTACAAGATTGAACCCCGCTTAGAACATTATGGATGCCTTGTTGATATTTTGGCTCGTGGCAGTTTGATtaatgaagctttggatttggtGTCGAGCATGCCCATGAAGCCAGATGTGGTGATATGGAGAAGTCTTCTTGATGCTTGCTGCAAGAAAAATGCGGACGTCGAGCTAAGTGAAGAAATGGCCAGGCAGATCCTTGAATTGGGAGGGGGTGCTTATGGTGGTGTTTATGTGCTCTTATCTCGTGTATATGCATCAGCTAGTCGATGGGATGACGTTGGGCTGGTTAGAAAACTGATGACTGACAATGGTGTATCAAAGGAGCCAGGATGTAGCTGGATCGAAATTGATGGCACTAAACACGAATTTTTTGCCGGAGACACATCTCATTCACAAGCTGGAGAAATATATAGAGTATTGGATGTGATTGGAGATAGGCTGGAGTCCATAGGGTATGCACCTGACTATTCTCAAGCACCTATGGTTGATGAGGTCAATGATCGTAAAAAACAATCGCTTAGGGTGCATAGTGAGAGACTCGCCATTGCTTTGGGGCTATTACACTTGAAACCAGGCATGCCGATTCGCATTTTTAAGAACCTTCGGGTGTGCAATGACTGTCATCAGGTGACCAAACTAATATCTAAAATTTTCAATGTTGAGATTATTGTGAGAGATCGTATTCGATTTCATCATTTTAAAGATGGTTCATGCTCATGCATGGACTATTGGTGA
- the LOC120000207 gene encoding uncharacterized protein LOC120000207 isoform X1: MELFAIATAVKLRSHLDRYLVADDDKETVHQSRNGSSRKATWFVEMVQNKTDVIRLRSCHGKYLTASETPFLLGMTGHRVLQTVPYKMLSDWNTEWEPIRDGFQVKIKSWCGKYLRANGGTPPWRNSVTHDEPHSGATKNWVLWDVVPVEVVETDSLVQYLSSMSSFSSVSGDVLEAAAFDGDDQVFGSEPGSPVSVVSLKTPPRLTMISSMSPKLSSKQTYSNQLRSGMEFFRKAKAVRLRGHHDKYLHAEEDEESVTQDRNGSSKKARWAVEFVPGSESIIRLKSCYGKYLTASNKPFLLGMTGRKVIQSLPGRLDSSLEWEPIREGSQVKLKTRYGNFLRANGGLPPWRNSVTHDIPHRTATQDWIFWNVDVVEILVESPGDHQHAGSPVTHSDSLDSESSSPSSASIKSEKFSSQESSDSYSGGSPLKSEGRTIYYHVADESGEVDDDVVEGYSFTFKGNGVEELTKKLMEETGLEDIVVCSRSPLNGKLYPLRLQLPPNNADMNVIIVLSSAKAARDFGKQGIP; this comes from the exons ATGGAGTTATTCGCCATAGCCACGGCAGTGAAGCTCCGAAGCCACCTAGACAGGTATCTAGTCGCCGACGACGACAAAGAAACCGTCCATCAGAGCCGTAACGGCTCATCACGCAAGGCCACGTGGTTCGTGGAGATGGTTCAGAACAAGACAGACGTTATCCGCCTCCGAAGCTGTCACGGCAAATACCTAACAGCCTCCGAGACGCCCTTTCTTCTAGGCATGACCGGTCACAGAGTTCTTCAGACGGTGCCGTATAAGATGTTGTCGGATTGGAACACCGAGTGGGAGCCGATTAGAGATGGGTTCCAAGTCAAAATCAAGTCGTGGTGCGGCAAGTACTTGCGTGCAAATGGCGGGACACCTCCCTGGAGGAACTCGGTCACGCACGATGAGCCTCATAGTGGTGCGACGAAGAATTGGGTTTTGTGGGACGTGGTGCCTGTGGAGGTTGTGGAAACTGACTCTCTGGTGCAGTATTTGTCGTCTATGTCGAGTTTCTCTTCTGTATCTGGAGATGTTTTGGAGGCCGCAGCGTTTGATGGTGATGATCAGGTATTTGGGTCCGAGCCTGGATCTCCTGTCTCGGTTGTTTCTCTCAAGACTCCTCCCAGGTTGACCATGATTTCTTCCATGTCTCCAAAATTGTCCTCAAAACAG ACATACTCGAATCAATTGCGAAGTGGAATGGAGTTCTTCCGAAAAGCCAAAGCGGTGCGTTTGAGGGGTCACCACGACAAGTACCTCCACGCAGAGGAAGACGAGGAGTCCGTTACCCAAGACCGTAACGGATCCTCCAAGAAAGCCAGATGGGCTGTCGAGTTTGTACCAGGTTCCGAATCCATCATCCGCCTCAAGAGCTGTTACGGCAAGTACCTCACAGCCTCCAATAAGCCTTTCTTGCTAGGCATGACTGGTCGCAAAGTGATTCAGTCACTCCCCGGACGACTTGACTCTTCCCTCGAGTGGGAACCCATCAGAGAAGGGTCTCAGGTCAAGCTCAAGACCCGTTACGGTAACTTCTTGAGGGCCAATGGGGGTCTGCCACCGTGGCGGAACTCTGTCACCCATGATATCCCCCACAGGACTGCTACGCAGGACTGGATTTTTTGGAATGTTGATGTTGTGGAGATTCTGGTTGAGTCCCCGGGTGACCACCAACACGCTGGTTCTCCAGTGACCCATTCGGACTCTCTCGATTCCGAGTCCAGCTCCCCTTCCTCTGCATCGATCAAATCTGAGAAGTTCTCAAGCCAGGAG TCGAGTGATTCTTATTCGGGTGGATCGCCCCTGAAATCTGAAGGGAGGACTATATACTACCATGTGGCAGATGAGAGTGGTGAGGTTGACGATGACGTTGTGGAAGGTTACTCTTTCACTTTCAAGGGGAATGGAGTGGAGGAATTGACCAAGAAATTGATGGAAGAGACGGGTCTGGAGGATATTGTTGTGTGTAGTCGGAGTCCATTGAATGGAAAGCTTTATCCTCTTCGCTTGCAGCTCCCTCCCAACAATGCTGATATGAATGTTATCATAGTCCTGTCGTCTGCGAAAG CGGCAAGAGATTTTGGAAAGCAAGGGATCCCATAG
- the LOC120000207 gene encoding uncharacterized protein LOC120000207 isoform X2, whose translation MELFAIATAVKLRSHLDRYLVADDDKETVHQSRNGSSRKATWFVEMVQNKTDVIRLRSCHGKYLTASETPFLLGMTGHRVLQTVPYKMLSDWNTEWEPIRDGFQVKIKSWCGKYLRANGGTPPWRNSVTHDEPHSGATKNWVLWDVVPVEVVETDSLVQYLSSMSSFSSVSGDVLEAAAFDGDDQVFGSEPGSPVSVVSLKTPPRLTMISSMSPKLSSKQTYSNQLRSGMEFFRKAKAVRLRGHHDKYLHAEEDEESVTQDRNGSSKKARWAVEFVPGSESIIRLKSCYGKYLTASNKPFLLGMTGRKVIQSLPGRLDSSLEWEPIREGSQVKLKTRYGNFLRANGGLPPWRNSVTHDIPHRTATQDWIFWNVDVVEILVESPGDHQHAGSPVTHSDSLDSESSSPSSASIKSEKFSSQESSDSYSGGSPLKSEGRTIYYHVADESGEVDDDVVEGYSFTFKGNGVEELTKKLMEETGLEDIVVCSRSPLNGKLYPLRLQLPPNNADMNVIIVLSSAKGRHYNAQ comes from the exons ATGGAGTTATTCGCCATAGCCACGGCAGTGAAGCTCCGAAGCCACCTAGACAGGTATCTAGTCGCCGACGACGACAAAGAAACCGTCCATCAGAGCCGTAACGGCTCATCACGCAAGGCCACGTGGTTCGTGGAGATGGTTCAGAACAAGACAGACGTTATCCGCCTCCGAAGCTGTCACGGCAAATACCTAACAGCCTCCGAGACGCCCTTTCTTCTAGGCATGACCGGTCACAGAGTTCTTCAGACGGTGCCGTATAAGATGTTGTCGGATTGGAACACCGAGTGGGAGCCGATTAGAGATGGGTTCCAAGTCAAAATCAAGTCGTGGTGCGGCAAGTACTTGCGTGCAAATGGCGGGACACCTCCCTGGAGGAACTCGGTCACGCACGATGAGCCTCATAGTGGTGCGACGAAGAATTGGGTTTTGTGGGACGTGGTGCCTGTGGAGGTTGTGGAAACTGACTCTCTGGTGCAGTATTTGTCGTCTATGTCGAGTTTCTCTTCTGTATCTGGAGATGTTTTGGAGGCCGCAGCGTTTGATGGTGATGATCAGGTATTTGGGTCCGAGCCTGGATCTCCTGTCTCGGTTGTTTCTCTCAAGACTCCTCCCAGGTTGACCATGATTTCTTCCATGTCTCCAAAATTGTCCTCAAAACAG ACATACTCGAATCAATTGCGAAGTGGAATGGAGTTCTTCCGAAAAGCCAAAGCGGTGCGTTTGAGGGGTCACCACGACAAGTACCTCCACGCAGAGGAAGACGAGGAGTCCGTTACCCAAGACCGTAACGGATCCTCCAAGAAAGCCAGATGGGCTGTCGAGTTTGTACCAGGTTCCGAATCCATCATCCGCCTCAAGAGCTGTTACGGCAAGTACCTCACAGCCTCCAATAAGCCTTTCTTGCTAGGCATGACTGGTCGCAAAGTGATTCAGTCACTCCCCGGACGACTTGACTCTTCCCTCGAGTGGGAACCCATCAGAGAAGGGTCTCAGGTCAAGCTCAAGACCCGTTACGGTAACTTCTTGAGGGCCAATGGGGGTCTGCCACCGTGGCGGAACTCTGTCACCCATGATATCCCCCACAGGACTGCTACGCAGGACTGGATTTTTTGGAATGTTGATGTTGTGGAGATTCTGGTTGAGTCCCCGGGTGACCACCAACACGCTGGTTCTCCAGTGACCCATTCGGACTCTCTCGATTCCGAGTCCAGCTCCCCTTCCTCTGCATCGATCAAATCTGAGAAGTTCTCAAGCCAGGAG TCGAGTGATTCTTATTCGGGTGGATCGCCCCTGAAATCTGAAGGGAGGACTATATACTACCATGTGGCAGATGAGAGTGGTGAGGTTGACGATGACGTTGTGGAAGGTTACTCTTTCACTTTCAAGGGGAATGGAGTGGAGGAATTGACCAAGAAATTGATGGAAGAGACGGGTCTGGAGGATATTGTTGTGTGTAGTCGGAGTCCATTGAATGGAAAGCTTTATCCTCTTCGCTTGCAGCTCCCTCCCAACAATGCTGATATGAATGTTATCATAGTCCTGTCGTCTGCGAAAG GGAGACATTACAACGCGCAATAA